GGGGATCCCTTAACTTGCTCATCTTAGGCTGGAAAAGAACATGATCAGTCAAAGTCCGGAATATactatactaataaaaatgaaatatcacCTACTaatcaaaaaaatgaaatatcatcattatcatatcatatgtTATCAAGTTTTCAGTTCACAAGCTTGGGGAGTTTAGCATCATCTCTAAAAAATAACCCTTGTGTCACTTGGACTATGAtctttattttggaaaaactAACATCCATATCAGTTAAAGACTACCATGTTATGAGATCTTGTCATGGTTTTCATTAGTAAACCAGAGATACATAGCAAGCTTCACGATTTACTCTATGATTTCTTACTGCAAGCCATAAAACTTTTGATAAGTCAACTGTCAACCACATATGTTCTCAATTAAAAGCAGCTAAGATTATAGATGCCGGCCTTCTATCTCGTTAAAAGTGAATTTAAACCAATAGACCTCAAAACCTAGCTCACAATTCACATGCAGAACACTTGTTCGTAGACTTCCTGGAACAGAAGAATGATATGCCACTTAcagaaatataaaagagatCATTTCTAATGTTTTTGGAACATAAACAATGATAGGAAATGAAGTAAGCTATCCACTCTCTTTCTAGTGAAAGAGATGTAGTAATAGTACCTTCAGAGCTGGGACAACAGCAAAAACTTCATCCACTGATTCAGGGCAAATATTGGCAATCAAGCAGATCTGAAGTTGTTGATGCTTTGTTAAACTCTTTTTATGACATTAAGATTGAAAGACTAAATCTCGATTTACGTACCTCACATTCAGAAACACCATGCTTCTTCAGTGGCCTAATCTGAGTTAATGAAAAACAATTCTAGAAAGGATGGAAATGAAAGTACATATGGTTTCTGACATTTATGAGGGAAAAAAATGTATTCCATATGTTACTATCGATGAGGATACTCAAATATCTTCTTCACCGTCTCAGGTTTTGCATAGTTCCCACCTCTCTTGGCATATGTCAGTCCCATATCAAATGAACTAATAATCAGGATTCAGGATAATGCTCATCGTCAATTTTTAAGGAAgaatttatttcatcatatGCAACTCGATATGATCAAATAAATGTAAGAAGAAAAGTCTAAATGACAATAGCTTCAACCTCTCAACTTACACTGGGAGTTTTATATCAGGATCTTGAGACAATATAACCATCTGATCCTGGATGCTCTGCAATATATCTGCAGCTTCACAGTCCATCAAACATGCAGAATTGGACGGAAGCTCTGCACATAGATAACAATTCAGTTCagagaaagaaatgaaaaacaacCATAATTTGAAATCATGCTGAGATGATCTTCCTCAAAGGAAACAAAagatactccctttgtcccggAATAGGAGTACATAGTTGTctcggcacaggttttaagaaatgtaaaaaaaatggtgaaaaaaagttagtggagtaTGAGTCccacctttatatattagttttatagtaataaaatgtgagaggaatgagttagtggaatgtgtggcCTACTTATAtgtatggtaaaagtgaaaggagactcttattgtgggtcggacgaaaatggcaaaaagggactcttattgtgggatggagggagtattataattaaatcagCACAATCCAATCAACACTAGCATAGTCAAGTCCTGACTCAAATTTGTATATTGAAAGGCAGCCTTGTTAATAAATGAACAAAGTAcataatttaagaatattCAATAGATTTCAAATaagatttttataataattattaaccTTGATCAAGTCTTCGCTCCACCAGGGCTGACCCTTTGCCTGTGGATTTTTTAGAGCCATTTGCAGTTTTGTCACCTTTTCCACCTTCATCCATGTCATAATGAAATGTAGGTATAATCGAAAAAGAACAATCAAAACTCTAATTCTAAAAGCAGCATCATTCTCAGTTGCCGAGGAAATGTAATTAGAAGGATCGAGAGAACCTTTTGCAGCTGGAGTATCAGCCTTCCCATTCAATTTATGAGTATGTGTTTCAAAACTATCTAGCATTTGCAATAACaaagaaagattaatataaCAACTAAGCACACTGCAATATAAGATATGGCATTTATCATTCCACCTGAGTGAGTAAGATTAATAGCAAAAAGAGTGATTACACTTAGTGTTTACAATTTAACCTTCAGAATCAAACTGAacttttttcccctttttctgTTTTCCTGAGCTGTCACCGTTCCCAACTGATTATGTTGCACAAAAGAATATGTAAGGACATCCAGAAAGAATGAAAACACTGAAAGGAAAGTTTAACATGTAACGGaaataagaaacaaatgaCTGAAAAAAGTTCATGTAACAAATGAGAAGATAAACCGTGGGGTTAATAAACTACTTTTTATCATGTACTAATTAGTTACCTGTAAGCGCAAAAGTACCAACAAATGTATCTTCTTTAAGAGGATAAATATAGGACAAATTGTTGCCATAAAACCATGAGCCCAACGAGATAAGAAGAACTACGAAGCAATCAGGACTCGGCAGTTAGTTCATTCTTCAATATACCATTCTTAGTATTCTTTAAGATCATACTGTTAGTAAAGTTTACGCGAGTAGAAGATCAATCCATGCCAGCAGGTGCAGCTATAACTCAAATATATAGTGTAGACACCACTTAGTAAACAAAACTTCACTatggagtaaataatactccctccgtatcctaaaaatagaaactctttcCCTTTTGGTCCGTTTCCTGAAACTagatattttcctttttatgaAATAGACCCTACAATCCATTAACACTAATTCCACTgctttttctcttcatttctcttactttatcatttttttctcttcctctctcttactttaccaatttggcattaaaacccgtgtcgttTCCAAAGttcctatttttaggaaatggaGGGAATAAATATCAAGACAAAACCATGACAAGGTGATCATGGTTCACAGTGGGTGTAGTTATAATGTTTTCCAATCAGATAAAAGATGTGAGACACAAGCCACACCCGATGTGCAATAAATTAAGTCTTCCTACAAAGTAATGCCTTCTTTAACATGTATCGAACTACTCCAGAAACAGGTTGAAGTGTACTATTAAGCAACAGACAAAATCAGGAGAGGAGAGAAAGATAATAAACCAATTTATCACACATATTTGGCGACACATCCAACATTGTTTACTGAGTAATAACAGTAATTTTCGAGCAAATTATGGGAACAATTATCTATTAAAAGGGAAAAcgaaaaacataaaacaacaGCAGGAACTTAAAATTCACACATATACATGAATGAAACAGACACCAGCGATAACATATATGAATTCAGAAAATAGAGCAGAAGCCGTACCAGGTGATTTTAGAGCATTGCCCCCTTTTCCTCCTTTCTCCGACATTTTTGTG
The nucleotide sequence above comes from Salvia hispanica cultivar TCC Black 2014 chromosome 5, UniMelb_Shisp_WGS_1.0, whole genome shotgun sequence. Encoded proteins:
- the LOC125187561 gene encoding DNA-directed RNA polymerases IV and V subunit 4-like isoform X2, with protein sequence MSEKGGKGGNALKSPDSFETHTHKLNGKADTPAAKGGKGDKTANGSKKSTGKGSALVERRLDQELPSNSACLMDCEAADILQSIQDQMVILSQDPDIKLPVSFDMGLTYAKRGGNYAKPETVKKIFEPLKKHGVSECEICLIANICPESVDEVFAVVPALKPKMSKLRDPLRIALDELANLKEALANLKNSTT
- the LOC125187561 gene encoding DNA-directed RNA polymerases IV and V subunit 4-like isoform X1, producing the protein MSEKGGKGGNALKSPVGNGDSSGKQKKGKKVQFDSEDSFETHTHKLNGKADTPAAKGGKGDKTANGSKKSTGKGSALVERRLDQELPSNSACLMDCEAADILQSIQDQMVILSQDPDIKLPVSFDMGLTYAKRGGNYAKPETVKKIFEPLKKHGVSECEICLIANICPESVDEVFAVVPALKPKMSKLRDPLRIALDELANLKEALANLKNSTT